CAAGCCTGACGCCAAGATCGCGGTGCTCTACCAGAACGACGACTACGGCAAGGACTATCTCAAGGGCCTGAAGGATGGCCTCGGCTCCAAGGCCGCGAGCATGATCGTCGCCGAGGAGAGCTATGAGACCTCCGAACCGACGATCGACAACCATATCGTCAAGCTGAAGTCGACCGGCGCCGACGTCTTCATGAACATCACGACGCCGAAATTCGCGGCGCAGGCGATCAAGAAGAACGCCGAGATCGGCTGGAAACCGCTGCACTTCCTCAACAACGTCTCGGCCTCCGTCGGCAGCGTGCTGAAGCCCGCCGGCTTCGAGAACGCCCAGGACGTCATCTCCGCCGACTATCTGAAGGACGTGTCGGATCCGCAGTGGAACAACGATCCCGGCATGAAGGAATTTCTCGCCTTCATGACGAAGTACTTTCCGGACGGCGACAAGCTCGACCACGGCACCATCGTCGGCTACGGCGTGGCGCAGACCCTGGTGCAGGTGTTGAAGCAGTGCGGCGACAATCTCACGCGCGAGAACGTCATGAAGCAGGCGGCCAGCCTGAAGGGCTTCCGCACCGAGGTGCTGCTGCCCGGCATCCAGATCAACACGTCCGCGACCGACTTCGCGCCGATCAGCCAGCTCCAGCTCGAGAAGTTCAAGGGCGAGAAGTGGGAGCTGTTCGGCGACGTGATCAGCGCCGACGTCGGCGGTTAGCCACCCCGCGGATTCGAGTTGCGAAAAACACCCCTCGCGAGGCCATCGCGGGGGGGTTCATTGCCTTCCGATTATCATCACGCGATTGCATAATCGAATGATGGGCAAGCCCGCTTACGCTTTGCGCGGCGATGCGCTAGGCAAGGGGCGGGCCTAGTCCGGCGAGGCGCCGGCAACCGGCTCTCCTTGACGAAAGCATCGCCATGACCGACCGACGTCCCCTGCTCCGCGCCCTCTATGACGCCGCCGTCGCCGCCGCTCACCCGGACGTCGTGCTGGCGCCGCATCTGCGCCCCGCCCCTAAGGGCCGCGTGATCTGCCTCGCCGCCGGCAAGGGCGCAGGCGCGATGGCAGCGGCCGCCGAGCGGTACTATCTCGACACGCTCAAGCTCGATCCGGAGCGACTGGTCGGCATCGCCACCACCCGCCACGGCCATGGCGTGCCGACGCGGCGCATCAGGGTGGTCGAGGCCGGCCATCCCGTGCCTGATGAAGCAGGCCTCAAGGGCGCCGCCGACACGCTGGAACTCGCGCAACAGGCCAGGCCCGACGATCTCCTTCTGGTGCTGCTCTCCGGCGGCGGCTCGGCGAACTGGATCGCCCCCATCGAAGGCATCAGCTTCGCGCAGAAGCAGGCGGTCAACCGTGCGCTGTTGCGCTCGGGCGCGCCGATCGGCGAGGTCAACACGGTCAGAAAACATCTGTCGCGCATCAAGGGCGGGCGGCTCGCGCGCGCCGGCCGAAATGCAGCCGAGATCGTGACGCTCGCGATCTCCGACGTGCCACATGACGAGCCCTCCGCGATCGCCTCCGGCCCCACGGTGCCGGACCCGACCACGCTCGCCGATGCCCGCGCCATCGTCGCGAAATACGAGCTCGCGCTCGACGACGCGGTACGCCGCGCGCTGGACGATCCCGGCAACGAGAGCTGCAAGCCCGGCGATGCCGCGTTTGTGCGCGCGCATTTCGAACTGATCGCGCGTCCCAGGCAGTCGCTCGACGCCGCGGTCAAGCTGGCGAAGGACGCGGGCTATGAGGTGATCGATCTCGGCGCCGATCTCGAGGGCGAGGCGCGCGAGGTCGCCGCCGCGCATGCGCAGCTGGCCTTGAAGGCGCGCGCCGCCGGCAAGCGCACCGCCATCCTCTCCGGCGGCGAGCTCACGGTAACCGTGCGCGGCAATGGCCGCGGCGGCCCGAACCAGGAATACGCGCTGGCGCTCGCCGACCTGTTGAAGGACACCCCCGATGTCGCCGCCCTCGCCGGCGACACCGACGGCGCCGATGGCGGCGCCGGCAAGGCCACCGACCCCGCGGGCGCACTGATCGACGCGGCGACGTTTGCGAAGATGAAGATGCTGGCGCTGGAGCCGCAGGCCTATCTCGACAACAACGACGCGTCGGCGTTCTTTGCCGCGACCGGCGACCTGCTGCTGCCGGGGCCGACGCTGACGAACGTGAACGACATCAGGGCGATCTTGGTGGATTGAGGCACGGCTCCCCCGTCATTGCGAGCGAAGCGACGCAATCCAGAATCTTTCCGCGGGAAGACTCTGGATTGCCTCGTCGCTTCGCTCGTCGCAATGACCGAGGATGTGGATACAGCTCACCCCTTCCCGCCGACATGCTCCAGCAGCGCGAGCAGGCCTTTCAGCAGATCCGTCGGTGTCGGCGGGCAGCCCTTGATCTGCAGATCCACCGGAACGACCTCGGACACGCCGCCGACGCAGGCGTAGCTGCCTCCAAAAATGCCGCCATCGAGCGCGCAGCCGCCGACGGCGACGACCCATTTCGGGTCGGGCGTGGCGTTGTAGGTCCGCTCCAGCGCTTGCCTCATGTTGTGGGTCACGGGACCGGTGACGAGCAGCACGTCGGCATGGCGCGGCGAGGCGACGAAGCGCAGGCCGAAGCGTTCAATGTCGTAGAAGGCGTTGGAGAGCGCGTGAATTTCGAGCTCGCAGCCATTGCAGGAGCCGGCATCGACCTGGCGGATCGCGAGCGAACGGCCGAGCCTTGCCTGCGCGGCACGGTCGACCTTGCTCGCAAGCTCGGCGAGTGCGGCCTCGTCCGGCGCGGGTGCGGGCTCCGTCAGCGAACCGTGGGTGAGGCTTTCGAGCAGGGTCTTGCGCATGGCTCAGAGATCCGCGCCCGAATAGGAACAGTTGAAGGACTTGTTGCAGAGCGGGAAGTCGGCGATGATATTGCCCTCGATCGCGGTCTCCAGCAGCGGCCATTGGAACCACGAGGCGTCGCGCAGATGACAGCGCTGCACGCGCAACTCCTGGTCCAGCCTGAGCCAGATCAGCACGTCGCCGCGAAACGCCTCCGTCACCGCCAGGCCTTCGCAGTCACCGCGCCCGGCCGGCACCGCGCTCCTGATCTCGCCCGGCGACATCAGGTCCAGAATCTGCGCAATCAGCGCGACGCTCTGCTCGACCTCGCGGATGCGGATCCAGACCCGTGCATTGACATCGCCCGCTTCGAGCACCGGCACCTCGAACGCCAAGCGATCGTAAGGCGCGTAGGCGAGCGTGCGTCGCGCATCGAAATTGCGCCCCGAGGCGCGGCCGACATAGCCGCCGGCGCCGAACTGCCGTGCATACTCCGTCTTCACGATGCCCGTGGTGACGGTGCGGTCCTGGAGTGACGCCGTGTTGTCGTAGAGCTCGATCAGGCGCGGAAACACCCTCTTGATTTCAGCTAGCAGCCTCCGCAGTGCCATGTCTCCGTCGGGCGCGATGTCTTGCACCACGCCGCCGGGCACGATGACATCCATCATCAGGCGATGGCCGAACGCGACATTCGCGGCGCGCAAGCAGCGCTCGCGCAAAATGCCGGTCTGGGCATGCATCAGCGCGAAGGAGGCGTCGTTGCAGATCGCACCGATGTCGCCGAAATGGTTGGCGAGGCGTTCCAGCTCCGCCATCAGTGCCCGCAAGAATATCGCCCGCGGCGGCGCCTCGATGTCGAGCGCCGCCTCCACGGCGCGCGCAAAGGCGAAGGCGTAGGCGACCGCACTGTCGCCGGAGGTGCGATTGGCGAGCTTTGCCGCGACGTCCAGGCTCGCGCCCTGCATCAGCCGCTCGATGCCCTTATGCGTGTAGCCCAGCCACTGCTCGAGCCGCACGACATGTTCGCCATTGGCGGTGAAGCGGAAATGACCGGGCTCGATGATGCCGGCATGGACGGGGCCGACAGCAACCTGGTGCAGCGCCTCGCCTTCGGCCGGTAGAAACTGGTACGTGACCGCCCCGCGCGGCACATTGCGGTTTCCAAGCGGGAACGATTTGCCCCAGACGTGGTGATCGAGCCATGGCCGCATATCGTCGGCGCCGGTTGGCGTCAGCCCGAACAGGTCGTGGATGGTACGCTCCAGCCGCAGCGCGGGCAGATGCTGGCGGGCGACGCTCGGAAATCTACCCGCCGCACATTCGTAGGTGACGACCGCAATCTCGGCGGCGGCTCCATCGAGCAGCGCCATGTGCACCGCAGACGGCTCCCCCCAGAAGCCGAGCAGCGTCAGGCGGCCGGCGGTCAGTTGCTCGATCGCCGCCTGCCAGCCCGCGTCCGCCACGACGGCACGCGGCCAGGGCCGGTGCGACGCAACCGCGTGAACATGGGGGATGCCGTCGAGGATATCCATCGCCTATCCCAGCAGCTTTGCGACATTCGTAAAACCGGTCACCAGGACCGGCGGCAGATAGATGCCGGCCATCGCCACCAGCGCCAGATGCGTGAACATCGGCACATAGGAGGCCTCCGCCGGCGCGCTCTTGCCCTTGGGCGCGCCGAACATGACGACGCCGACCCGCAAGAAAAGCCCGCCCAGCGCGATGATGATACCAAGCACCAGGATCGCGGTCAGCCATGGCGCGCGGGTAAAGGTCGAGCTGACGACCAGGAACTCGCTCATGAAGATGCCGAGCGGCGGCAGGCCGACGATGGCCATGACGCCGAGCATCAGGCCCCAGCCGAGCACCGGGTTGGTCACCGTGAGCCCCCCGATATCGGCGATCTTCTGGGTGCCCTTGACCTGCGCGATATGGCCGACCGCGAAGAAGATCGCGGATTTGGTCAGCGAGTGCATGGTCATGTGCAGGAGGCCGGCGAAATTCGCGAGCGACCCGCCCATGCCGAAGGCGAAGACGATGATGCCCATATGCTCGATCGAGGAGTAGGCGAACATGCGCTTGATGTCGCGGCGGCGGTACAGCATCAGCGCGGCAAAGATCACGGAGATCAGGCCCATGGTCACCATCAGCGGCCCCGGCGCGATCGCCGCCGCGTTGACCGCGAGCATCATCTTGAAGCGGAGCAGCGCATAGAGCGCGACATTGAGCAGAAGGCCCGAGAGCACCGCGGAGATCGGCGTCGGACCTTCGGCATGCGCGTCGGGCAGCCAGGCGTGGAGCGGCGCGAGGCCGACCTTGGTGCCGTAGCCGAGCAGCAGGAAGACGAAAGCGACGTTGAGCAGCGCCGGATCGAATGCTGCGGCGTGCCGCACCAGCACGGTCCAGACCATGCCGTCGAGCCCCTCGCCCACCGCAGGGCGCGCCGCCATGTAGACCAGGATCGTGCCGAACAGCGCCAGCGCAATGCCCACGCTGCCGAGGATGAAATATTTCCAGGCGGCCTCCAGCGCCTCATGGGTACGGTAGATGCCGACCATCAGCACGGTGGTGAGCGTCGCGACCTCGACCGCGACCCACATCAGGCCGATATTGTTGGCGACGAGCGCGAGGTTCATCGCGAACATCAGCGTCTGGTACATCGCGTGATAGAAGCGCAGGAAGGCCGGCGTCAGCCGTCCGGTCTCGATTTCGTGGTGAATGTAGCTCGCGCTGAACACGGATGTCGTGAAGCCGACGAAGGTCGTCAGCACGATGAAAACCTTGTTGAGGTCGTCGAGCAGCAGATATTGCCCCGACGTCGGCTCGATCACGAACAGCGACAGCGAGGTGAGGAAGGTCGCGAGCGCTGCAACGACGTTGAGCTTTGCCGTCAAGAGGTAGCCGGGCAGGATCGCCAGCAGCGCGGCCGAGACGGCCGGGATCAGCAGGATGGCACCGAGCGCGTCGATCGTCATCGCCGCTCTCCCCTGAAGCGGTCGAGCGCCTGCACATCGACGCTGTCAAAGCGCTCGCGGATGCGGAACAGGAAGATGCCGATCACGATGAAGGCGATCAGCACCGAGAAGGCGACGCTGATCTCGACCACCAACGGCATGCCCTTGGCGCCGGTCGCCGCCAGCACGAGCCCGTTTTCCAGCGACATGAAGCCGACCACCTGACTCACCGCGTTGCGCCTTGTGACCATGATCAAAAGCCCGAGCAGCACCACCGACAGCGCGAAGGCGAGATCCTCGCGCGCGAGCGCGTCGGCGCCCGGCGTGACCCGCAGCATCACCACCATCGACAGCGCGACGAGGCCGATGCCGGCCATCATGGTGAGTCCCACGCCGATCACGTTCTCGATCTCGCGGTGAATGCCGAGCCGCCGGATGATCCGGTGCAGCGCCACCGGAATGATGATGGCCTTGAAAACGAGAGCGATCAGCGCGGTGACATAGAGGTGCGGCGCGGCCTGGATATAGGCCTGCCAGGCCACCGACAGCGCCAGCACGGTCGCGTGCAGCGCATAGACGTTGAGCAGCGCATAAAGCCGGTCCTGGTAAAGCAGCATGAAGCTCGCCAGCACGAGCGAACCGGCGAGCAGGTGGGCGATATCGAATTGCAGGCTGCTCATGTCTTACAGGCTCCCCGACACGAAGCGCAGCAGGGTGGCGAGCAGCGCCAGCATCAGCGCCGCGCCCAGGAACTCGGGAATCCGGAACACGCGCATCTTGGCGATCGACGTCTCGAACACGGCGAGCAGGAAGCCGAGGACTGCAAGCTTGCCGAGATAGAGCAGCACGCCAGACGCCAGAGCCGCAACGCTCGCATCGGCGGTTGCCGTGCCCCAGGGCAGGAATATGCAGGCGATCAGCGAGACGTAGAGCAGGAGCTTGAGCTGCGACGACAGGTCGATCAGCGCGAGATGCCGCCCCGAATATTCCAGCACCATGGCTTCATGTACCATGGTGAGCTCGAGATGGGTGGCGGGATTGTCGACGGGGATGCGGGCATTCTCTGCCAGTGCCACGATAGTCAGTGCGACAAACGCCATGCCCAGCGACACGCGCAAACCAACCGCGTCCGAGCCCATGAACTCCGCAACGTTGGAAAGCTGGGTCGAACCCGCAATCATGGCGACGGAGAACACGGTGATCAGGATCGCGGGCTCGGCGAGCGAGGCGATCATCACCTCGCGGCTGGAGCCGATACCACCGAAGGCGGTGCCGACATCCATGCCGGCGAGCGCCTGAAAGAAACGGGCGCTGCCGAGCAGCGCGATGATGGCGATGAGATCGGCGCTCCAGAAGAACAACAGACCGTTGCCGAATGTCGGCACCAGCGAGGCCGCCACCCAGGTGCCGGCGAACATCAGATAGGGAATGACGCGAAACAGCCAGGAGGCGTTGTCCGCGAGCACGACGTCCTTGCGCATCAGGCGGACGAGATCGCGATAGGGTTGGAGCAACGGCGGTCCGCGCCGACGAAGCAGCCGCGCCTTCACCTTGCGCACGTAGCCGGTGAGCAGCGGGGCGAGCAGCAGCACCAGCAGCATCTGCGTGCCTTGCGAGAGGATGTCGCGCAGCGCATTCATAGTGCCACCACCAGGAGCAGGACTATGAGCGCCACGAACACCAGCGTCAGGTAGCGGCGGATGGTGAGGAACTGGAGGACGTTGACGTGCTCGGTGGCGAAGGTCATTGCCTTTGCAATCGGCGCGTAGAGCGCCTCCCAGATCAGGTCATGCAGCTCGACAG
This genomic interval from Bradyrhizobium sp. CB82 contains the following:
- a CDS encoding ABC transporter substrate-binding protein, giving the protein MPAVTGKLAAAAVALALFAASTSTASAQKKYDTGATDTEIKIGNIMPYSGPASAYSIIGRTEAAYFKKINEEGGINGRKINFISYDDAYSPPKTVEQARKLVESDEVLFIFNSLGTPPNSAIQKYMNSKKVPQLFVATGATKWNDPKDFPWTMGWQPNYQSETQIYAKWLLKNKPDAKIAVLYQNDDYGKDYLKGLKDGLGSKAASMIVAEESYETSEPTIDNHIVKLKSTGADVFMNITTPKFAAQAIKKNAEIGWKPLHFLNNVSASVGSVLKPAGFENAQDVISADYLKDVSDPQWNNDPGMKEFLAFMTKYFPDGDKLDHGTIVGYGVAQTLVQVLKQCGDNLTRENVMKQAASLKGFRTEVLLPGIQINTSATDFAPISQLQLEKFKGEKWELFGDVISADVGG
- a CDS encoding glycerate kinase, giving the protein MTDRRPLLRALYDAAVAAAHPDVVLAPHLRPAPKGRVICLAAGKGAGAMAAAAERYYLDTLKLDPERLVGIATTRHGHGVPTRRIRVVEAGHPVPDEAGLKGAADTLELAQQARPDDLLLVLLSGGGSANWIAPIEGISFAQKQAVNRALLRSGAPIGEVNTVRKHLSRIKGGRLARAGRNAAEIVTLAISDVPHDEPSAIASGPTVPDPTTLADARAIVAKYELALDDAVRRALDDPGNESCKPGDAAFVRAHFELIARPRQSLDAAVKLAKDAGYEVIDLGADLEGEAREVAAAHAQLALKARAAGKRTAILSGGELTVTVRGNGRGGPNQEYALALADLLKDTPDVAALAGDTDGADGGAGKATDPAGALIDAATFAKMKMLALEPQAYLDNNDASAFFAATGDLLLPGPTLTNVNDIRAILVD
- the nuoB gene encoding NADH-quinone oxidoreductase subunit NuoB, translating into MRKTLLESLTHGSLTEPAPAPDEAALAELASKVDRAAQARLGRSLAIRQVDAGSCNGCELEIHALSNAFYDIERFGLRFVASPRHADVLLVTGPVTHNMRQALERTYNATPDPKWVVAVGGCALDGGIFGGSYACVGGVSEVVPVDLQIKGCPPTPTDLLKGLLALLEHVGGKG
- a CDS encoding NADH-quinone oxidoreductase subunit C; translation: MDILDGIPHVHAVASHRPWPRAVVADAGWQAAIEQLTAGRLTLLGFWGEPSAVHMALLDGAAAEIAVVTYECAAGRFPSVARQHLPALRLERTIHDLFGLTPTGADDMRPWLDHHVWGKSFPLGNRNVPRGAVTYQFLPAEGEALHQVAVGPVHAGIIEPGHFRFTANGEHVVRLEQWLGYTHKGIERLMQGASLDVAAKLANRTSGDSAVAYAFAFARAVEAALDIEAPPRAIFLRALMAELERLANHFGDIGAICNDASFALMHAQTGILRERCLRAANVAFGHRLMMDVIVPGGVVQDIAPDGDMALRRLLAEIKRVFPRLIELYDNTASLQDRTVTTGIVKTEYARQFGAGGYVGRASGRNFDARRTLAYAPYDRLAFEVPVLEAGDVNARVWIRIREVEQSVALIAQILDLMSPGEIRSAVPAGRGDCEGLAVTEAFRGDVLIWLRLDQELRVQRCHLRDASWFQWPLLETAIEGNIIADFPLCNKSFNCSYSGADL
- a CDS encoding hydrogenase 4 subunit F; amino-acid sequence: MTIDALGAILLIPAVSAALLAILPGYLLTAKLNVVAALATFLTSLSLFVIEPTSGQYLLLDDLNKVFIVLTTFVGFTTSVFSASYIHHEIETGRLTPAFLRFYHAMYQTLMFAMNLALVANNIGLMWVAVEVATLTTVLMVGIYRTHEALEAAWKYFILGSVGIALALFGTILVYMAARPAVGEGLDGMVWTVLVRHAAAFDPALLNVAFVFLLLGYGTKVGLAPLHAWLPDAHAEGPTPISAVLSGLLLNVALYALLRFKMMLAVNAAAIAPGPLMVTMGLISVIFAALMLYRRRDIKRMFAYSSIEHMGIIVFAFGMGGSLANFAGLLHMTMHSLTKSAIFFAVGHIAQVKGTQKIADIGGLTVTNPVLGWGLMLGVMAIVGLPPLGIFMSEFLVVSSTFTRAPWLTAILVLGIIIALGGLFLRVGVVMFGAPKGKSAPAEASYVPMFTHLALVAMAGIYLPPVLVTGFTNVAKLLG
- a CDS encoding hydrogenase-4 component E, which gives rise to MSSLQFDIAHLLAGSLVLASFMLLYQDRLYALLNVYALHATVLALSVAWQAYIQAAPHLYVTALIALVFKAIIIPVALHRIIRRLGIHREIENVIGVGLTMMAGIGLVALSMVVMLRVTPGADALAREDLAFALSVVLLGLLIMVTRRNAVSQVVGFMSLENGLVLAATGAKGMPLVVEISVAFSVLIAFIVIGIFLFRIRERFDSVDVQALDRFRGERR
- a CDS encoding NADH-quinone oxidoreductase subunit H, with the translated sequence MNALRDILSQGTQMLLVLLLAPLLTGYVRKVKARLLRRRGPPLLQPYRDLVRLMRKDVVLADNASWLFRVIPYLMFAGTWVAASLVPTFGNGLLFFWSADLIAIIALLGSARFFQALAGMDVGTAFGGIGSSREVMIASLAEPAILITVFSVAMIAGSTQLSNVAEFMGSDAVGLRVSLGMAFVALTIVALAENARIPVDNPATHLELTMVHEAMVLEYSGRHLALIDLSSQLKLLLYVSLIACIFLPWGTATADASVAALASGVLLYLGKLAVLGFLLAVFETSIAKMRVFRIPEFLGAALMLALLATLLRFVSGSL